One region of Yersinia bercovieri ATCC 43970 genomic DNA includes:
- the flgJ gene encoding flagellar assembly peptidoglycan hydrolase FlgJ, translated as MSSSPLSTGAAFDVQSLGALKLEVKNNSPQGIKEAAKQMEGMFIQMMLKSMRDASFKDGLLNSQQSDMFTSMYDQQISQDIAQQSKMGFADLMVKQMGGEMPIIPNTPGAAPAPYSLNPALVKQQYVTPQPNAGAHNSAEAKNNNEGGATRYNSAAGNSTHFISRILGPAITAAQKSGIPHQLIIAQAALESGWGNREIETKEGKPSHNLFGIKATPNWKGETTEITTTEYINGKAQKVKAAFKVYPSYAEALTDYTSLLMNNPRYQNVAKSNTAENAAHALQSGGYATDPSYAKKLISIMQQVKGNINQGLSAYKTDLSSLF; from the coding sequence ATGAGCAGCTCACCACTTTCTACAGGCGCAGCCTTCGATGTTCAAAGCCTTGGTGCACTAAAGTTAGAGGTGAAAAATAACTCCCCGCAGGGGATAAAAGAAGCGGCAAAGCAAATGGAGGGCATGTTTATTCAGATGATGCTCAAAAGCATGCGTGACGCTTCTTTTAAAGATGGCTTATTGAATAGTCAGCAATCTGACATGTTTACCTCCATGTATGATCAGCAGATATCGCAGGATATTGCTCAACAAAGCAAGATGGGGTTCGCTGACTTAATGGTGAAACAGATGGGCGGTGAAATGCCCATCATACCCAATACACCGGGCGCAGCCCCGGCACCCTATAGCCTCAATCCAGCGCTGGTTAAGCAGCAATATGTCACACCTCAACCCAATGCTGGCGCGCACAATAGTGCTGAGGCGAAGAATAATAATGAGGGGGGGGCGACACGCTACAACAGCGCTGCGGGGAATAGCACTCACTTTATTTCGCGCATCTTGGGGCCAGCGATAACTGCTGCACAAAAAAGTGGTATTCCTCATCAATTAATTATTGCCCAAGCCGCACTTGAATCTGGTTGGGGGAATAGGGAAATTGAGACGAAAGAAGGTAAGCCTAGCCATAACTTATTCGGTATAAAAGCGACACCGAACTGGAAAGGTGAGACGACTGAAATAACCACAACAGAATATATTAATGGCAAGGCACAGAAGGTCAAAGCTGCTTTCAAAGTATATCCATCCTATGCAGAAGCTCTCACTGATTACACCTCATTATTGATGAATAACCCCCGCTATCAAAATGTTGCCAAATCTAACACAGCGGAAAATGCTGCACATGCCCTACAATCAGGTGGATATGCTACTGACCCAAGTTATGCAAAAAAATTAATCAGTATCATGCAACAGGTAAAAGGGAATATAAATCAAGGCCTGAGCGCCTACAAGACCGATCTTTCTTCATTATTTTAG
- a CDS encoding flagellar basal body P-ring protein FlgI yields the protein MNTSFLTLCLSLFFTGLIFLVPQDAQAERIRDLTTLQGVRSNSLMGYGLVVGLDGTGDQTMQTPFTTQSLSNMLSQLGITVPPGTNMQLRNVAAVMVTAELPPFSRPGEKIDVVVSSLGNAKSLRGGTLLMTPLKGVDNQIYALAQGNLLVSGAGAQSGGNRVQVNQLNGARISGGASVEREVPVSFANENILRLQLNEDDFSVAQKMSDAINRRLGGGVAMAEDSRTIKLNAPTDSAAKVRFLAEVQDIPIQIDIMDAKVIINSRTGSVVMNRHVVLDACAVAQGDLTVEVSQTNEVSQPNTPLAGGQTVVTPNTEISIREQNGYLQRVNTSADLNNVIRALNNLGATPNDLMSILQSMKSAGCLRAKLETN from the coding sequence ATGAATACTTCATTTTTAACGTTATGCCTGAGCTTGTTTTTTACCGGCTTGATTTTTCTCGTACCGCAAGATGCTCAGGCAGAGCGAATTCGTGATTTAACCACTCTTCAGGGCGTTCGTAGCAACTCTCTGATGGGGTACGGACTGGTCGTCGGGCTTGATGGCACTGGCGATCAGACCATGCAAACCCCGTTCACCACACAAAGCCTCAGTAACATGTTATCGCAGTTAGGGATCACCGTGCCTCCAGGCACCAATATGCAGCTTCGAAATGTTGCCGCCGTGATGGTCACCGCTGAGTTGCCGCCATTTTCACGTCCAGGCGAGAAAATTGATGTTGTTGTCTCTTCACTGGGTAATGCGAAAAGCCTGCGTGGCGGTACGTTACTCATGACCCCTCTGAAAGGGGTTGATAACCAGATTTACGCCCTTGCTCAGGGGAATTTACTGGTATCGGGAGCGGGGGCGCAAAGTGGTGGGAATCGGGTACAGGTAAATCAGCTAAACGGTGCCCGGATAAGTGGCGGTGCGTCCGTTGAACGCGAAGTTCCCGTCTCATTTGCCAATGAGAATATTCTACGTCTTCAGCTCAATGAAGATGATTTCTCTGTTGCTCAGAAAATGAGTGATGCAATAAATCGCCGATTAGGTGGTGGGGTCGCAATGGCTGAAGACTCTCGGACCATCAAACTCAATGCACCGACTGACAGTGCAGCAAAAGTGCGCTTTTTGGCAGAAGTACAAGATATTCCAATCCAAATTGACATCATGGATGCAAAAGTGATTATCAATTCTCGTACGGGATCGGTGGTGATGAATCGGCATGTGGTGCTTGATGCTTGCGCCGTTGCTCAGGGCGATTTGACGGTGGAAGTCTCCCAAACAAATGAGGTTAGCCAACCCAATACGCCACTGGCGGGCGGACAGACGGTGGTAACACCCAATACGGAAATATCGATTCGTGAACAAAATGGCTATTTACAGCGAGTAAACACCAGTGCTGACCTTAACAACGTTATTCGTGCGTTAAACAACTTGGGCGCAACACCGAATGATTTGATGTCAATCTTGCAATCAATGAAAAGCGCGGGTTGTTTACGGGCCAAATTGGAGACTAACTAA
- a CDS encoding flagellar basal body L-ring protein FlgH: MGSFLSPIVLTLFLTGCSYIPHQPLVGGVTTASPASPTMTTVNGSIFQTGQAMSYGYQPMFEDRRPRNVGDTLTIVLQENVSASKSSSASANRGGSTGISVDAVPNMLSGLLGGDRANTAISGSSDFSGKGGAAARNTFSGTITVTVQQLLENGNLRVVGEKQIAINQGTEFIRFSGVVNPRTISSSNTVISTQVSDARIEYVGNGYINEAQQMGWLQRLFLNISPI, encoded by the coding sequence ATGGGGTCGTTTTTGTCCCCGATAGTGCTGACATTGTTTCTGACGGGGTGTTCCTACATCCCTCATCAGCCACTGGTGGGGGGTGTAACAACTGCCAGCCCGGCCTCACCCACGATGACCACCGTGAATGGGTCAATTTTTCAGACCGGACAGGCAATGAGCTATGGCTATCAGCCGATGTTTGAAGATCGTAGACCGAGAAATGTCGGTGATACTTTGACCATCGTGCTGCAAGAAAATGTCAGCGCCAGTAAAAGCTCTTCAGCCAGTGCTAACCGTGGTGGCTCCACCGGGATATCTGTCGACGCTGTCCCAAATATGTTGTCTGGGCTACTGGGTGGCGATCGGGCCAATACAGCCATTAGTGGGAGTAGCGATTTCTCAGGTAAAGGCGGGGCCGCCGCGAGAAATACCTTCAGCGGGACGATTACCGTCACCGTGCAACAATTACTGGAAAACGGCAACCTCAGGGTGGTTGGTGAGAAGCAAATCGCCATTAATCAGGGGACCGAATTTATTCGTTTCTCCGGCGTAGTCAATCCACGAACCATCAGCAGTAGTAACACAGTGATCTCTACTCAAGTATCCGACGCACGCATTGAATACGTCGGTAATGGGTACATCAACGAAGCGCAGCAGATGGGTTGGTTACAGCGTCTGTTCCTCAATATTTCTCCCATTTAA
- the flgG gene encoding flagellar basal-body rod protein FlgG: protein MIRSLWIAKTGLEAQQTNMDVISNNLANVSTNGFKRQRAVFEDLLYQTLRQPGAQSTEQTTIPSGLQLGTGVRPVSTERLHSQGSLNQTSNSKDLAIQGNGFFQIQLADGTTAFTRDGSFQIDQNGQLVTSSGYPVQPAITLPPDAETLTVGNDGIVSVTVQGQTAPQQVGQITLSTFINDSGLESIGENLYRETQSSGAPNETTPGLNGSGTLRQGYVETSNVNVAEELVNMIQTQRAYEINSKAVSTSDQMLQRLTQL, encoded by the coding sequence ATGATCCGTTCTTTATGGATTGCCAAAACAGGTCTTGAAGCTCAGCAAACCAATATGGATGTTATCTCTAACAACCTGGCAAACGTGAGCACCAATGGATTCAAACGACAGCGTGCGGTATTTGAAGATCTGCTTTATCAGACGCTACGACAGCCTGGCGCGCAGTCCACGGAGCAGACAACGATACCCTCTGGCTTGCAATTGGGGACTGGGGTTCGACCTGTATCGACTGAACGTCTTCATAGCCAGGGGAGCCTGAACCAAACCAGCAACAGCAAAGATCTGGCAATTCAAGGAAACGGTTTTTTCCAGATTCAGCTTGCTGACGGAACCACGGCTTTTACTCGCGATGGTTCGTTCCAGATTGATCAAAATGGCCAGTTGGTGACCTCCAGCGGTTACCCGGTTCAACCGGCCATCACTCTCCCGCCGGATGCCGAAACATTGACAGTAGGTAATGACGGCATCGTGAGTGTCACCGTTCAGGGACAAACGGCTCCACAGCAGGTAGGACAGATCACGTTAAGTACCTTTATTAACGATTCTGGTCTGGAAAGCATCGGTGAAAACCTCTACCGCGAGACGCAGTCCTCTGGCGCACCTAATGAAACTACGCCAGGTCTGAATGGCAGCGGCACGCTCAGACAAGGGTATGTCGAGACCTCCAACGTCAACGTGGCAGAAGAGCTGGTTAATATGATCCAGACTCAACGTGCCTATGAAATTAACAGTAAAGCGGTATCAACATCTGACCAGATGTTGCAACGCCTGACGCAGCTTTGA
- a CDS encoding flagellar basal body rod protein FlgF, which translates to MDRAIYTAMGAANAALNRQGVTSNNLANASTTGFRAQLSAFRAVPINGPSVETRTLVTESTPYHDDSMGTINQTGRNLDVALPQDGWLAVELLGGGEAYTRAGNIDIDSEGLLRVNGRAVLGDGGPINVPPQAELTIAPDGTITALGAGEEPSALAQVGRLKLVNARLQDLRHGDDGLFHIAETSPNAGLMALPADQSLQLAPGALESSNVSPVKSMVDMIATARGFDMNIKVISAVDDNEKKANQLLAMG; encoded by the coding sequence ATGGATCGCGCAATTTACACCGCAATGGGCGCGGCTAATGCCGCCCTTAATCGTCAGGGCGTGACGTCCAACAATTTGGCCAATGCATCAACCACGGGTTTTCGTGCACAGCTTTCGGCATTTCGTGCCGTGCCGATTAATGGGCCATCAGTTGAAACCCGCACATTGGTAACCGAATCTACGCCGTATCACGATGATTCGATGGGAACCATTAACCAGACAGGCCGCAACCTTGATGTTGCTTTGCCGCAGGATGGTTGGCTGGCCGTCGAACTTCTCGGCGGCGGAGAGGCTTATACCCGCGCGGGCAATATCGATATTGATAGCGAGGGTTTGCTGAGGGTCAATGGGCGTGCCGTGCTGGGGGATGGTGGCCCGATAAATGTCCCACCACAGGCAGAATTAACGATAGCACCAGACGGAACCATTACCGCTCTCGGCGCGGGAGAGGAGCCTTCAGCGCTTGCTCAAGTGGGAAGACTCAAGCTGGTTAATGCTCGGCTTCAGGATCTGCGTCACGGTGACGATGGTCTGTTTCATATTGCTGAAACCTCGCCTAATGCCGGATTGATGGCGTTACCTGCCGACCAAAGTTTGCAGTTAGCGCCGGGGGCACTGGAAAGCAGCAATGTGAGTCCCGTTAAATCCATGGTGGACATGATTGCCACAGCACGCGGATTTGACATGAATATAAAAGTCATCAGTGCGGTGGATGATAACGAAAAGAAAGCTAACCAATTACTGGCCATGGGGTAA
- the flgE gene encoding flagellar hook protein FlgE, protein MSFSQGLSGLSAASQALDVVGNNIANSQTVGFKSGSIAFADVFAGSQVGMGVQVSSVNQNFSDGVLGMGNSSLDMGIQGNGFFRLTNDAGRVFYSRNGQFKTDADGFIVNNQGMNLTGFQATGNPPTIQPGAAVGPIQIPNGQMPARASDSGILNGNLDSGTEAIDQTVNPFDPADNSSYSSVSQLDAYDSLGNKHTINIYFVKTGDNEWKAYSSNTTSPKVDGAGDAVYQELDIQFDTSGQLVTTPAKLNIQGAAFNGGEPLNFDLDLAGMTQQASETSMDRQSTTGYAPGMMNGYTVGDGGEIIASYSNGEQQLLGQVVLSSFTNPGGLSSQGDNCWLETPESGQPVTGISGTGNLGKLSGNKLEASNVDLSKEMVNMIVYQRNYQSNSQTIKTQSELLQILANLS, encoded by the coding sequence ATGAGTTTTTCACAGGGCCTTAGTGGTTTAAGCGCAGCTTCGCAAGCACTCGATGTTGTGGGTAACAATATTGCGAACTCCCAAACAGTTGGGTTCAAATCGGGTTCTATCGCCTTTGCCGACGTATTTGCTGGATCCCAGGTAGGGATGGGGGTACAGGTTTCTTCTGTTAATCAAAATTTCAGTGACGGTGTTTTGGGCATGGGGAACAGCAGCCTGGATATGGGTATTCAGGGGAACGGTTTTTTCCGTTTAACGAATGACGCCGGGCGGGTGTTTTATAGCCGCAATGGACAATTCAAAACCGATGCCGATGGTTTCATTGTCAATAACCAAGGCATGAATTTGACCGGTTTCCAGGCTACCGGTAACCCACCAACTATTCAGCCAGGTGCTGCCGTTGGCCCGATTCAGATCCCTAACGGGCAGATGCCTGCTCGTGCGTCTGATAGCGGTATCCTGAATGGGAATCTGGACTCTGGTACTGAGGCGATAGATCAAACCGTCAATCCCTTTGATCCCGCTGATAACAGTAGTTATAGCTCAGTCAGCCAGTTAGATGCATATGATAGTTTGGGCAACAAGCACACTATCAATATTTACTTCGTTAAAACCGGTGACAACGAATGGAAAGCCTACTCCAGCAATACCACTTCACCAAAGGTTGATGGTGCAGGTGATGCGGTTTATCAGGAGCTGGACATTCAGTTCGATACTTCGGGTCAGTTGGTCACCACACCTGCAAAATTAAATATTCAAGGGGCTGCTTTTAACGGCGGTGAGCCACTGAATTTTGATCTGGATCTTGCGGGGATGACCCAACAAGCCTCCGAGACCTCAATGGATAGGCAGTCAACGACGGGTTACGCCCCCGGCATGATGAATGGTTATACCGTTGGAGATGGTGGCGAGATTATTGCTTCTTATAGTAATGGCGAGCAGCAATTACTTGGGCAGGTTGTGTTATCGAGCTTCACCAATCCAGGCGGTCTGTCATCTCAAGGCGATAACTGTTGGTTAGAAACACCGGAGTCCGGGCAGCCCGTCACTGGCATTTCAGGTACGGGGAACTTGGGGAAATTGTCTGGTAATAAACTTGAAGCCTCCAACGTTGATCTGAGTAAAGAGATGGTCAATATGATCGTTTATCAACGTAACTATCAGTCCAACTCACAGACCATTAAGACCCAGTCTGAACTCCTTCAGATTCTGGCTAACCTCAGTTAA
- a CDS encoding flagellar hook assembly protein FlgD — translation MGVSSVMNSTDVSGGTGSSGGNSIEDLSNSFMTLLVAQMQNQDPTNPMDNNQLTSQLAQFNTASGVQQLNSTLNSVGTLVTSMQQMNAAEWVGRNVWIEGESVISFADDGNKEFAFAADTDVDKVTVTLTDSQGNAYSAVLENVKAGVNKFTFDDLSSFQPAEPPTDIEGGYKVSFSASNSDGSVPNVSALKKAKVDGVSFTTAGAVLQLGLNGTATLGNIYLIE, via the coding sequence ATGGGTGTTTCATCAGTAATGAATTCCACTGATGTATCTGGAGGTACGGGGTCCAGCGGTGGTAACAGTATCGAGGATTTATCTAATAGTTTTATGACACTCCTCGTTGCACAAATGCAAAACCAAGATCCAACTAACCCAATGGATAATAACCAGCTGACCTCTCAATTGGCGCAATTTAATACCGCATCAGGGGTTCAACAGCTCAATAGTACCCTTAATAGCGTCGGTACTCTTGTGACCAGTATGCAGCAAATGAATGCTGCGGAGTGGGTCGGCCGTAATGTCTGGATTGAAGGCGAATCGGTTATTTCTTTTGCAGACGATGGCAATAAAGAATTTGCGTTCGCTGCGGATACCGATGTGGACAAAGTGACGGTGACGTTAACTGATTCGCAGGGTAATGCTTATTCTGCCGTCTTGGAAAATGTCAAAGCAGGTGTGAATAAATTCACTTTCGACGATTTGAGTAGCTTCCAACCCGCCGAACCACCAACTGATATTGAGGGTGGATATAAGGTTTCATTCTCAGCATCAAACAGTGACGGTAGTGTGCCAAATGTCTCTGCTTTGAAAAAAGCAAAAGTGGACGGTGTTTCATTTACCACTGCCGGCGCAGTATTGCAGTTGGGATTAAATGGGACGGCGACATTAGGCAACATTTATTTAATTGAGTGA
- the flgC gene encoding flagellar basal body rod protein FlgC encodes MSTFSIFDISGSAMAAQSKRLNVSASNMANADSAVGPDGQPYRARQVVFQVNSAPGQEIGGVRVSDVMESSDPDRMVYEPGNPLADDKGYVRMPNVNVVSEMVNTISASRSYQANVEVLNTAKSMMLKTLTLGQ; translated from the coding sequence ATGTCAACATTTAGCATCTTTGATATTTCGGGCTCAGCTATGGCAGCCCAATCGAAACGACTTAATGTCAGTGCCAGTAATATGGCCAATGCCGACAGTGCTGTCGGCCCTGATGGGCAACCTTATCGCGCGCGTCAGGTTGTTTTTCAGGTCAATAGTGCTCCAGGACAAGAAATTGGCGGGGTTCGGGTGAGTGATGTGATGGAGAGCAGTGATCCCGATCGGATGGTCTATGAACCAGGTAACCCATTGGCAGATGATAAAGGCTACGTGCGCATGCCAAATGTCAATGTCGTGAGTGAAATGGTGAATACCATTTCTGCCTCCCGAAGTTATCAGGCCAATGTAGAAGTTCTAAATACAGCTAAATCAATGATGTTAAAAACATTGACCTTGGGTCAGTAA
- the flgB gene encoding flagellar basal body rod protein FlgB codes for MIDKLDNAFRFQQDALRLLTQRQDILASNIANVDTPGYLARDIDFSQQLKTAVDRSAPEKGSLSLGLTSGAHIAGMKSRMNDSQLLYRIPDQPSADGNTVDMDRERINFADNSMKYQSSLTILSTQIKSMMAVIN; via the coding sequence ATGATTGATAAACTTGATAACGCGTTTCGTTTTCAGCAAGATGCACTAAGGTTATTGACTCAGCGTCAGGACATTTTGGCCTCTAATATAGCTAATGTCGACACACCTGGGTATTTGGCGAGAGATATTGATTTTTCTCAACAATTAAAAACTGCAGTGGATCGCAGTGCGCCTGAAAAAGGCTCACTCTCCTTAGGACTCACCTCAGGTGCACATATTGCAGGTATGAAATCTAGGATGAATGATAGCCAATTACTTTATCGCATTCCGGACCAACCCAGTGCAGATGGCAATACTGTTGATATGGATCGTGAGCGAATTAATTTTGCTGATAATAGCATGAAATATCAGTCCAGCTTAACGATTCTCAGTACGCAAATTAAAAGCATGATGGCTGTCATCAATTAG
- the flgA gene encoding flagellar basal body P-ring formation chaperone FlgA, with amino-acid sequence MLPSRSHFITLLTLIVCFKMFDATAAPQPSDNALETQIAALLNSQRGSATDADVTRTIKILTPPEQLTSLCPNPELSLAGNNTRLTGNKSVIAQCEGQRKFIQIAVYAQGTWWTPSHPLKPGVTIQPEDLESRTGSLARLPEGVVFNKEHIIGLTTTRSINRGQPVLQNQLRQPRVIMTGQEVEMIATGPGFRIRSRGKALDNAALGGTLRIITKTGQIMTGTVTAEGKVNIDLKE; translated from the coding sequence ATGCTTCCCTCACGTAGCCACTTTATTACATTATTAACACTTATTGTCTGTTTCAAGATGTTTGATGCGACGGCGGCCCCCCAGCCATCGGATAACGCACTGGAGACACAAATAGCAGCACTGCTAAATTCTCAGCGCGGGAGTGCCACTGACGCCGACGTTACTCGAACCATAAAAATCCTAACTCCTCCCGAGCAACTCACCTCCCTGTGCCCCAACCCAGAACTCTCACTTGCAGGTAATAACACTCGTCTCACTGGCAACAAAAGTGTGATTGCACAATGTGAAGGCCAGCGAAAATTTATCCAGATAGCGGTGTATGCACAAGGCACTTGGTGGACGCCAAGCCATCCCCTTAAACCAGGCGTCACCATCCAGCCAGAAGATCTTGAATCTCGAACTGGCTCCCTGGCACGCCTGCCAGAGGGGGTAGTCTTCAACAAAGAGCATATTATTGGTCTAACAACCACCCGCTCCATTAATCGTGGGCAGCCTGTGCTTCAAAATCAGTTACGGCAACCTCGGGTTATTATGACCGGGCAGGAAGTCGAGATGATAGCAACAGGGCCAGGGTTTAGGATCCGGTCAAGAGGCAAGGCACTGGATAACGCCGCGCTGGGAGGAACACTCCGAATTATCACGAAGACAGGACAAATAATGACCGGCACAGTCACCGCAGAGGGGAAAGTGAACATTGACCTCAAAGAATAA
- a CDS encoding flagellar biosynthesis protein FlgM: MSIDRAQQPLSMTTANAPQDLKLRPRTAELSSQSIVSNENSGTQVKLSKLTNQIQTDSSRDIDYDRLAKIQASMDAGELVLDSDKIANVLVQDIFQH, from the coding sequence ATGAGTATAGATCGAGCACAACAACCATTATCAATGACCACTGCGAATGCTCCGCAGGATTTAAAATTACGCCCAAGAACAGCAGAGCTGAGTTCACAATCCATCGTGAGCAACGAAAACTCCGGCACACAGGTTAAATTGAGTAAGTTGACCAATCAGATACAGACAGATAGCTCCCGCGATATTGATTACGATCGCCTTGCTAAAATTCAGGCATCTATGGATGCAGGTGAACTTGTTCTCGACAGCGACAAAATTGCTAATGTCTTGGTACAAGATATATTTCAACACTAA
- a CDS encoding flagella synthesis protein FlgN, translated as MENLRSILLKLEDSLEELEAILIEEANQLKRPQINPVSLQIVSDSKSQLLSTISHYDELRKQQEITLQHTAPYPKNARFSSYWKNITQKVKAADELNKKVYVLLDIHMQKANNLKNIVNKASTGSSLYGSEGHSNQPSSGKVYNISV; from the coding sequence ATGGAAAATTTACGCTCCATTCTACTCAAATTGGAGGATTCCCTCGAGGAACTGGAAGCAATTCTTATCGAAGAGGCGAATCAATTAAAACGGCCACAAATAAATCCTGTTTCACTGCAGATTGTGTCTGACAGCAAAAGTCAATTATTGTCTACCATCAGCCATTATGATGAACTGCGCAAGCAACAGGAGATAACGTTACAACACACGGCGCCTTATCCTAAAAATGCAAGGTTTTCATCCTACTGGAAAAATATTACCCAAAAAGTTAAAGCCGCTGATGAGCTAAATAAAAAAGTCTATGTGTTGCTCGATATACACATGCAAAAAGCCAATAACCTGAAAAACATTGTTAATAAAGCAAGCACAGGCTCATCATTATATGGTTCTGAAGGACATTCAAATCAGCCTTCTTCTGGAAAAGTTTATAACATCAGTGTCTAA
- a CDS encoding SrfA family protein — MAKIILRSGYLNELTALGENGQTIFDSALQIRETLRLRKQKIVLDCLAIPQLNDAEEKVDWYAPFEGAITPWASASQDQRQHALRYLENCLATSSTISQRCLHAEKTAVQLFGSLMTKALQFPASQYIYLVADKPVITFWGFVNLGDSAREDVLECLSLSELPDVEIADPVKPSLATTVVEEADEDEDEDEEYLADPEPTRVTLSQPEMPLLSPVVATVVAKPIPPSASESSPEKSRALRPRLMPKIIALVSLFVIAPLAYSYLAAVFPSLFTQSESPDAFIPTIEAPIAPMIQLTNTLPLQPAQVVPPPVVVKPPVNTPEREQSKPAKNALVLPAEAVKAGSTKFLNGAWRATIDVKDPLTGKPPSLRYQINNNSGTVRTMHGDNVTCKSDIQLGLMPSGNLSIKSRGQAKCSDGSRYPIPDIICTQPLSGVAQCTGSYAGDTVVPITFIKVSK, encoded by the coding sequence GTGGCAAAAATAATATTGCGTAGTGGTTATCTAAATGAACTCACTGCGCTGGGTGAGAATGGGCAGACCATATTTGATTCGGCGTTACAAATACGCGAAACATTGCGTCTGCGAAAACAAAAAATAGTGCTGGATTGTTTGGCTATTCCCCAGCTCAATGATGCTGAAGAAAAAGTCGACTGGTATGCCCCATTTGAGGGCGCTATCACACCTTGGGCATCAGCGAGTCAAGACCAGCGTCAACATGCGCTGCGTTATTTGGAAAACTGCCTGGCCACCTCTTCAACGATAAGTCAGCGCTGCCTACACGCCGAGAAAACCGCAGTACAGTTATTCGGTTCCTTGATGACCAAAGCACTCCAATTTCCTGCCAGCCAATATATTTATCTGGTTGCAGATAAGCCCGTCATTACCTTCTGGGGATTTGTGAATTTGGGCGACTCCGCACGGGAGGATGTGCTTGAGTGCTTGTCGCTATCCGAGCTGCCAGATGTAGAAATAGCCGATCCTGTCAAGCCATCTTTGGCAACAACCGTAGTGGAAGAAGCGGATGAGGATGAGGATGAGGATGAGGAGTATCTGGCAGATCCTGAGCCAACTCGAGTCACATTGAGCCAGCCAGAAATGCCTCTTTTATCTCCCGTCGTTGCAACAGTGGTGGCAAAACCGATCCCCCCGAGTGCGTCAGAATCATCACCGGAAAAATCACGCGCACTCCGGCCACGTTTGATGCCAAAAATCATTGCGCTAGTCTCACTTTTTGTCATCGCGCCATTGGCCTACTCGTATCTGGCCGCGGTATTTCCATCGCTATTCACCCAAAGTGAGTCGCCCGACGCGTTTATACCTACAATCGAAGCGCCAATAGCCCCAATGATCCAATTAACTAATACCCTGCCATTACAACCGGCCCAGGTCGTCCCGCCCCCTGTTGTGGTAAAGCCACCGGTCAACACGCCGGAGAGAGAACAGAGCAAACCGGCCAAAAATGCACTGGTGCTTCCTGCGGAGGCGGTTAAAGCCGGGTCAACCAAATTTCTAAATGGTGCCTGGCGAGCCACTATTGATGTCAAAGATCCCCTCACCGGCAAGCCGCCGAGCCTGCGCTATCAGATAAATAATAATAGCGGCACCGTTCGGACAATGCATGGCGACAACGTCACCTGTAAATCAGACATCCAATTAGGCTTGATGCCATCGGGCAATCTCAGTATCAAGAGTCGCGGCCAAGCCAAATGCAGCGACGGCAGCCGCTACCCCATTCCCGATATTATTTGCACACAGCCCCTCTCCGGTGTGGCGCAGTGCACAGGGAGCTATGCGGGTGACACCGTTGTTCCAATCACGTTTATTAAAGTGAGTAAATAA